In one Pseudomonas purpurea genomic region, the following are encoded:
- the ptsP gene encoding phosphoenolpyruvate--protein phosphotransferase — MLELTPEQISMGQSAVDKAAALHLLADTLVADGLVADGYLAGLQAREAQGSTFLGQGIAIPHGTPETRDLVFATGVRLLQFPDGVDWGDGQIVYLAIGIAAKSDEHLRLLQLLTRALGETDLGQALRRASSAEALLKLLQGAPQELALDAQMIGLGVSADDFEELVWRGARLLRQADCVSNGFSAVLQQVEALPLGDGLWWLHSEQTVKRPGLAFVTPDKPMRYLGQPLSGLFCLASLGEAHQALLERLCALLIEGRGHELGRATSSRAVLQVLGGELPADWPSARIALANAHGLHARPAKILAQLAKSFDGEIRVRLVDGQDNAVSVKSLSKLLSLGARRGQVLELIAEPSIAADALPALLAAIEEGLGEEVEPLPAINAQREVVADIATVVLAPASGSLIQAIAAAPGIAIGPAHVQVLQAIDYPLRGESTAIERERLKAALAAVRRDIEGLIQRSKAKAIREIFITHQEMLDDPELTDEVDTRLKQGESAEAAWMAVIEAAAKQQEALQDALLAERAADLRDIGRRVLAQLCGIETPSEPDQPYILVMDEVGPSDVARLDPTRVAGILTARGGATAHSAIVARALGIPALVGAGAAVLLLAPGTPLLLDGQRGRLHVDADAATLQRATEERDSREQRLQAAAVQRHQPALTTDGHAVEVFANIGESAGVISAVEQGAEGIGLLRTELIFMAHPQAPDEATQEAEYRRVLDGLAGRPLVVRTLDVGGDKPLPYWPIAKEENPFLGVRGIRLTLQRPQIMEAQLRALLRAADNRPLRIMFPMVGSVDEWRQARDMTERLRLEIPVADLQLGIMIEVPSAALLAPVLAKEVDFFSVGTNDLTQYTLAIDRGHPTLSAQADGLHPAVLQLIDITVRAAHAHGKWVGVCGELAADPLAVPVLVGLGVDELSVSARSIGEVKARVRELSLAQVKQLAQQALAVGSANEVRALVEVL; from the coding sequence ATGCTTGAGCTCACCCCGGAGCAGATATCCATGGGCCAGTCGGCCGTGGATAAAGCCGCTGCATTGCACCTGCTGGCCGACACGCTGGTGGCCGATGGTCTGGTGGCCGACGGTTACCTCGCCGGTTTGCAGGCCCGAGAGGCACAGGGCTCGACCTTTCTCGGTCAAGGTATTGCCATTCCCCACGGCACGCCCGAAACCCGTGACCTGGTGTTTGCCACCGGCGTGCGGCTGTTGCAGTTTCCCGATGGCGTGGACTGGGGCGACGGGCAAATCGTTTACCTGGCGATTGGTATCGCTGCCAAATCCGACGAGCATTTGCGCTTGTTGCAACTGTTGACTCGCGCCCTCGGTGAAACCGATCTGGGCCAGGCGTTGCGCCGGGCCAGTTCCGCCGAGGCCTTGCTGAAACTGCTGCAAGGCGCGCCGCAGGAGTTGGCGCTGGATGCACAGATGATCGGCCTGGGGGTTTCCGCCGACGACTTTGAAGAACTGGTCTGGCGCGGCGCCCGGTTGTTGCGTCAGGCTGACTGCGTCAGCAACGGTTTCTCGGCGGTATTGCAGCAAGTCGAAGCGCTGCCGCTGGGCGACGGATTGTGGTGGTTGCACAGTGAACAAACGGTCAAGCGGCCGGGACTGGCCTTCGTCACCCCCGATAAACCGATGCGTTACCTCGGCCAGCCGCTGAGCGGGTTGTTTTGCCTGGCGAGCCTGGGTGAAGCCCATCAGGCGTTGCTCGAACGTCTTTGCGCCTTGCTGATCGAAGGCCGCGGGCATGAACTGGGCCGCGCCACCAGCAGCCGCGCGGTGCTGCAAGTGTTGGGCGGTGAGTTGCCGGCCGATTGGCCGAGTGCCCGCATCGCCCTGGCCAACGCCCACGGTTTGCATGCGCGGCCAGCGAAAATCCTCGCGCAATTGGCGAAAAGTTTTGACGGCGAGATTCGCGTCAGGCTTGTCGACGGCCAGGACAACGCGGTGTCGGTGAAGAGCCTGAGCAAACTGCTCAGCCTAGGTGCCCGGCGTGGGCAGGTGCTGGAGCTGATCGCCGAACCGAGTATCGCGGCAGACGCGTTGCCCGCGTTGTTGGCTGCCATCGAGGAGGGGCTGGGCGAAGAAGTCGAACCGTTGCCGGCCATCAACGCGCAGCGCGAGGTGGTCGCGGACATCGCCACGGTCGTGCTTGCTCCCGCCTCGGGCAGCCTGATCCAGGCCATCGCCGCCGCGCCGGGAATTGCCATTGGTCCGGCCCATGTTCAGGTGCTGCAAGCGATTGATTACCCGCTGCGTGGCGAATCCACGGCCATCGAGCGCGAGCGTCTGAAAGCTGCACTGGCCGCTGTCCGCCGCGACATCGAAGGGCTGATCCAGCGCAGCAAGGCCAAGGCGATTCGCGAAATTTTCATCACCCATCAGGAAATGCTCGACGACCCGGAACTGACCGACGAAGTCGACACGCGCCTCAAACAGGGCGAAAGCGCCGAAGCGGCGTGGATGGCGGTGATCGAGGCGGCAGCCAAACAACAGGAAGCCTTGCAGGACGCCTTGCTCGCCGAGCGTGCGGCCGACTTGCGCGACATCGGTCGGCGGGTGCTGGCGCAGCTGTGCGGTATTGAAACCCCGAGCGAACCGGATCAGCCTTACATTCTGGTGATGGACGAGGTCGGTCCATCGGATGTGGCACGCCTAGATCCGACTCGGGTGGCCGGTATTCTCACGGCACGTGGCGGCGCCACCGCCCACAGCGCCATCGTCGCCCGGGCCTTGGGCATTCCGGCGCTGGTCGGTGCTGGCGCGGCGGTGTTGCTGCTGGCGCCGGGCACGCCGTTGCTGCTCGACGGTCAACGCGGTCGGCTGCATGTCGACGCCGATGCCGCGACCTTGCAGCGCGCCACTGAAGAACGCGACAGCCGTGAACAACGCCTGCAAGCCGCAGCAGTGCAGCGTCATCAACCGGCGCTGACCACCGACGGTCACGCGGTGGAAGTGTTCGCCAACATCGGCGAAAGCGCGGGCGTGATCAGCGCCGTCGAGCAGGGCGCCGAAGGCATTGGTCTGCTGCGCACCGAACTGATTTTCATGGCCCACCCGCAAGCCCCGGATGAGGCCACCCAGGAAGCCGAGTACCGCCGTGTGCTCGATGGCTTGGCCGGGCGGCCGCTGGTGGTGCGCACCCTGGACGTGGGCGGCGACAAACCGCTGCCATATTGGCCGATTGCCAAGGAAGAAAACCCGTTCCTCGGCGTGCGCGGTATTCGCCTGACCTTGCAGCGTCCGCAGATCATGGAAGCGCAGTTGCGTGCCTTGTTGCGCGCTGCCGACAACCGTCCGTTGCGGATCATGTTCCCGATGGTCGGCAGCGTCGATGAATGGCGTCAGGCGCGGGACATGACCGAGCGCCTGCGTCTGGAAATCCCGGTGGCCGACCTGCAACTGGGGATCATGATCGAAGTGCCATCGGCCGCCTTGCTGGCGCCGGTCCTGGCCAAAGAAGTCGATTTCTTCAGTGTCGGCACCAACGACCTGACGCAGTACACCCTGGCCATCGACCGTGGTCACCCGACCTTGTCGGCCCAGGCCGATGGCTTGCACCCGGCGGTGCTGCAACTGATCGACATCACCGTGCGCGCCGCCCATGCCCATGGCAAATGGGTGGGTGTGTGCGGCGAGCTGGCAGCCGACCCGTTGGCGGTGCCGGTGCTGGTGGGGCTGGGCGTGGACGAATTGAGCGTCTCGGCACGCAGCATCGGCGAGGTCAAGGCGCGGGTTCGCGAACTGAGCCTTGCGCAGGTAAAACAGCTGGCCCAACAGGCATTGGCCGTGGGCAGCGCGAACGAAGTGCGTGCATTAGTGGAGGTGCTGTGA
- a CDS encoding alkaline phosphatase D family protein, which produces MSEFDLGRRRVMQAVGAGLLLPGLAPAVIASVKDRPQLTDGVQSGDLLGDRAMIWSRSDRPARMVVEWDTRSQFGNPRRFVSPLADARTDFTARVELTGLPADQAIFYRVSFEDAQSGVASEPWFGHLRSVPQARRDIRFVWSGDTVGQGFGINPDIGGMRIYEAMRLRLPDFFIHSGDTIYADGPVPAQLTTESGRVWRNITTEAKSKVAETLDEYRGNYRYNLMDENIRRFNAQVPQIWQWDDHEVVNNWSPGKQLDDRYQSKDIHSLVGRARQAWLEYAPMRLQSADGGGRIYRKLGYGPLLDVFVLDMRSYRGANDDNLGGEKAFLGREQLDWLKRELKASKAQWKVIAADMPIGLGVPDGEVSPGVPRWEAVANGDPGPAQGRELEIAELLGFLRAQQVRNYVWLTADVHYCAAHQYHPDRAAFQDFEPFWEFVAGPLNAGSFGPNTLDKTFGPTVVFEKAPPAQNTSPFAGFQFFGEVNIDGQTGEMSVVLRDLDGVGVFEQKLQPV; this is translated from the coding sequence ATGAGCGAATTCGACCTGGGACGCCGTCGAGTCATGCAAGCCGTCGGCGCCGGTTTGCTGTTGCCCGGCCTGGCCCCGGCGGTGATTGCTTCGGTCAAGGATCGTCCGCAGCTCACGGACGGCGTGCAATCCGGTGACTTGTTGGGCGACCGGGCGATGATCTGGAGCCGCAGCGACCGTCCGGCGCGGATGGTGGTGGAATGGGACACCCGCAGCCAGTTCGGCAACCCTCGGCGTTTCGTCTCGCCGCTGGCCGACGCCCGTACCGATTTCACGGCGCGGGTCGAGTTGACCGGACTGCCGGCCGATCAGGCGATTTTCTACCGCGTGTCCTTTGAAGACGCCCAAAGTGGCGTGGCCAGCGAACCCTGGTTCGGTCACCTGCGCAGTGTGCCGCAGGCCCGTCGCGACATCCGTTTTGTCTGGAGCGGCGACACCGTCGGCCAAGGCTTTGGCATCAACCCGGACATCGGCGGCATGCGCATCTACGAAGCCATGCGCCTGCGCCTGCCGGATTTCTTTATCCACAGCGGCGACACCATCTACGCCGACGGCCCGGTGCCCGCGCAGTTGACCACCGAAAGCGGTCGGGTGTGGCGCAACATCACCACTGAAGCCAAAAGCAAAGTGGCAGAAACCCTTGATGAATATCGCGGCAACTATCGTTACAACCTGATGGACGAAAACATCCGCCGGTTCAATGCCCAGGTGCCGCAGATCTGGCAGTGGGACGACCACGAAGTGGTGAACAACTGGTCGCCGGGCAAGCAACTCGATGACCGCTACCAGAGCAAAGATATCCACAGCCTGGTCGGGCGTGCGCGGCAAGCCTGGCTGGAATACGCGCCGATGCGCTTGCAGAGCGCCGATGGCGGCGGCCGGATCTATCGCAAGCTCGGTTACGGGCCGCTGCTGGACGTGTTTGTCTTGGACATGCGCAGTTATCGCGGGGCCAACGACGACAACCTGGGCGGCGAAAAAGCCTTCCTCGGGCGTGAGCAACTGGACTGGCTCAAGCGTGAGTTGAAGGCTTCGAAGGCCCAGTGGAAAGTCATCGCCGCCGACATGCCGATTGGCCTGGGCGTGCCTGATGGCGAGGTCAGCCCCGGCGTGCCGCGCTGGGAAGCGGTGGCCAACGGCGACCCCGGCCCGGCCCAGGGGCGCGAACTGGAAATCGCCGAGCTGCTGGGTTTCCTGCGGGCGCAGCAGGTACGCAATTACGTTTGGCTGACGGCCGATGTGCACTACTGCGCGGCGCACCAGTACCACCCGGACCGCGCGGCGTTTCAGGATTTCGAACCGTTCTGGGAGTTCGTCGCCGGGCCCTTGAATGCTGGGAGTTTCGGGCCGAACACACTGGATAAAACCTTCGGCCCTACAGTGGTCTTCGAGAAAGCCCCGCCTGCGCAGAACACCTCACCGTTTGCCGGGTTTCAGTTTTTTGGCGAGGTGAATATTGACGGCCAGACAGGGGAGATGAGTGTGGTGTTGCGGGATCTGGATGGGGTGGGTGTGTTTGAGCAGAAATTGCAGCCGGTTTGA
- a CDS encoding PTS fructose-like transporter subunit IIB yields the protein MKLAIVTACPNGMVTSVLCARLLEAAAQRQGWMTCVEVHDAAHPERQLSAATLEDAEWVLLVSTGAVDKSRFVGKRLFQSTPSQALQDVDAVLRRGAEEAQVYVAPQVAVAPVTLGKRAPRLVAVTACPTGVAHTFMAAEALQQAAKRLGYDLQVETQGSVGARNPLSAQAINDADVVLLAADIEVATERFAGKKIYRCGTGIALKQAEATLNKALAEATQETASTGAKGPARQEKTGVYKHLLTGVSFMLPMVVAGGLMIALSFVFGITAFKEPGTLAAALMQIGGDTAFKLMVPLLAGYIAYSIADRPGLAPGMIGGLLASTLGAGFIGGIIAGFIAGYAAQAINRYARLPQSLEALKPILIIPLLASLFTGLVMIYVVGKPVAGLLEGLTHFLDSMGTTNAILLGVLLGGMMCVDLGGPINKAAYAFSVGLLASQSYAPMAATMAAGMVPPIGLGIATFIARRKFAQTEREAGKAALVLGLCFISEGAIPFAAKDPLRVIPASIAGGALTGALSMYFGCKLMAPHGGLFVMLIPNAINHALLYLLAIVAGSVLTAVVYAVVKRPEVMELALEPAKA from the coding sequence ATGAAGTTAGCCATTGTTACTGCCTGCCCCAATGGCATGGTCACCAGTGTGCTGTGCGCCCGTTTGCTGGAGGCGGCCGCGCAGCGTCAGGGCTGGATGACCTGCGTCGAAGTGCACGATGCGGCGCACCCCGAACGCCAGTTGTCCGCCGCGACCCTTGAGGATGCCGAGTGGGTGTTGCTAGTCAGCACCGGGGCTGTGGATAAGTCGCGGTTCGTCGGTAAACGCCTGTTCCAGAGCACACCGTCCCAGGCCTTGCAGGATGTGGACGCGGTGCTGCGCCGTGGTGCTGAAGAGGCTCAGGTCTACGTCGCACCGCAAGTCGCCGTTGCGCCGGTCACCCTCGGCAAACGTGCGCCACGTCTGGTGGCAGTCACCGCGTGCCCGACCGGTGTGGCTCACACCTTCATGGCCGCCGAAGCCTTGCAGCAAGCGGCCAAGCGTTTGGGTTATGACCTGCAAGTGGAAACCCAGGGTTCGGTCGGCGCTCGCAATCCGTTGAGCGCGCAGGCCATCAATGACGCCGATGTGGTGCTGTTGGCGGCTGACATCGAAGTCGCCACCGAGCGTTTCGCCGGCAAGAAAATCTACCGCTGCGGCACCGGCATCGCTCTGAAGCAGGCCGAAGCCACCCTCAACAAAGCCTTGGCCGAAGCCACGCAAGAAACCGCGTCGACTGGCGCCAAGGGCCCGGCCAGGCAAGAGAAGACCGGCGTCTACAAGCACCTGCTGACCGGTGTGTCGTTCATGCTGCCGATGGTGGTGGCGGGCGGCTTGATGATCGCCTTGTCGTTTGTCTTCGGCATCACCGCGTTCAAGGAACCCGGCACGTTGGCGGCGGCGCTGATGCAGATCGGTGGCGACACCGCGTTCAAACTGATGGTGCCGTTACTGGCCGGTTACATCGCTTATTCGATTGCCGACCGTCCGGGCCTGGCGCCGGGGATGATCGGCGGTTTGCTGGCCAGCACATTGGGCGCCGGGTTTATCGGCGGGATCATTGCCGGGTTCATCGCCGGTTACGCGGCGCAGGCGATCAACCGTTATGCGCGGTTGCCACAGAGTCTGGAGGCGCTGAAGCCGATCTTGATCATTCCGTTGCTGGCGAGCCTGTTCACCGGCCTGGTGATGATTTATGTGGTTGGCAAACCGGTGGCCGGGCTGCTCGAAGGGCTGACCCATTTCCTCGACAGCATGGGCACCACCAACGCGATTCTGTTGGGGGTATTGCTCGGCGGCATGATGTGCGTCGACCTCGGCGGGCCGATCAACAAGGCTGCGTATGCGTTCTCGGTGGGGCTGCTGGCGTCGCAGAGTTATGCACCGATGGCCGCGACCATGGCCGCCGGGATGGTGCCGCCGATTGGCCTGGGCATCGCCACCTTCATTGCCCGGCGCAAGTTCGCCCAGACCGAGCGCGAAGCCGGTAAAGCCGCGTTGGTGCTGGGGTTGTGTTTCATTTCCGAAGGGGCGATTCCGTTTGCCGCCAAGGACCCGTTGCGGGTGATTCCGGCAAGCATTGCCGGGGGCGCGTTGACCGGTGCGCTGTCGATGTATTTCGGCTGCAAACTGATGGCGCCCCACGGTGGTTTGTTCGTGATGCTGATCCCCAATGCGATCAATCATGCCTTGCTGTACCTGTTGGCGATTGTCGCCGGGAGCGTGCTGACGGCGGTGGTGTACGCGGTGGTCAAGCGCCCGGAAGTGATGGAGTTGGCGCTGGAACCCGCCAAGGCCTGA
- the cra gene encoding catabolite repressor/activator: MKLSDIAQLAGVSVTTASYVINGKAEQQRISSATVERVRAVVEQHGFTPNPQAAGLRSRHTRTLGFILPDLENPSYARIAKLLEQGARARGYQLLIASSDDAPDSERQLLALFRARRCDALIVASCLPAGDDSYRQLQAKGMPVIAIDRVMEPEHFCSVISDDREASLHLTRSLLQPAPRQIALIGARPELSISQERSAGFRQALEGFEGQVLIEHGESFSRECGRQLMEELLQRLGHLPDALVTTSYVLLQGVFDALHDFPLKSRPLRLGTFGDTQLLDFLPLPVNAMAQQHPLIADKALQLALAAIEDGQYQPGVQAIARTFKQRIRQD, from the coding sequence TTGAAACTCAGTGATATTGCCCAGTTGGCCGGTGTGTCCGTCACCACCGCCAGCTATGTCATCAATGGCAAGGCCGAACAGCAGCGCATCAGCAGCGCCACCGTCGAGCGCGTGCGCGCGGTGGTCGAGCAGCATGGCTTCACGCCTAATCCTCAAGCGGCCGGGTTGCGCAGTCGGCACACCCGCACGCTGGGGTTCATTCTGCCGGACCTGGAAAACCCCAGTTACGCGCGAATCGCCAAGCTGCTCGAACAAGGCGCCCGGGCGCGGGGCTATCAGTTGCTGATCGCCAGCTCCGACGATGCGCCGGACAGCGAACGGCAATTGCTGGCGCTGTTTCGTGCACGCCGCTGCGATGCGCTGATCGTCGCCAGTTGCCTGCCGGCCGGCGACGACAGCTACCGCCAGTTGCAGGCCAAGGGCATGCCGGTGATTGCCATCGACCGGGTCATGGAGCCTGAGCATTTCTGCTCGGTGATCAGCGATGATCGCGAAGCCAGCCTGCACCTCACCCGCAGCCTGTTGCAACCGGCACCCCGGCAGATCGCATTGATCGGCGCACGCCCCGAGCTGAGCATCAGCCAGGAGCGGTCGGCCGGGTTCAGACAAGCGCTGGAGGGCTTCGAAGGCCAGGTCCTGATCGAACACGGCGAGTCTTTCAGCCGTGAATGCGGGCGCCAGTTGATGGAAGAGCTGCTGCAACGCCTGGGCCATTTGCCGGACGCGCTGGTGACCACGTCTTACGTGCTGCTGCAAGGCGTGTTCGATGCGTTGCACGACTTCCCGCTCAAGTCCCGCCCGCTGCGCCTCGGTACGTTTGGCGACACTCAGTTGCTGGACTTCCTGCCGCTGCCGGTCAACGCCATGGCCCAGCAACACCCGTTGATCGCCGACAAAGCCTTGCAACTGGCCCTCGCCGCTATCGAGGACGGCCAGTACCAGCCCGGCGTGCAAGCCATTGCACGGACCTTCAAGCAGCGCATTCGCCAGGACTGA
- the pfkB gene encoding 1-phosphofructokinase yields MAKILTLTLNPALDLTVQLPQLALGQVNRSETMHTHAAGKGVNVAQVLADLGHHVTVSGFLGEDNPQAFEALFARRGFVDAFIRVPGETRSNLKLAESGGRITDLNGPGPVVNAAAQQALLDRLDQIAVGFDAVVVAGSLPRGVSPQWLQALVLRLKSKGLKVALDTSGEALRAGLAAGPWLIKPNTEELAEALGCEVVSVTAQAEAASRLHAQGIEHVVISNGAHGVNWFSVGSAMHATPPKVSVASTVGAGDSLLAGMLHGLLSAEMPEQTLRTATAIAALAVTQIGFGISDSAQLAQLEQRVRVHPLTEQ; encoded by the coding sequence ATGGCGAAGATTTTAACCCTGACCCTCAACCCGGCGCTGGACCTCACGGTGCAGTTGCCACAGTTGGCGCTCGGTCAGGTCAACCGCAGCGAAACCATGCACACCCACGCCGCCGGCAAGGGTGTGAACGTTGCACAGGTGCTGGCGGATCTGGGGCATCACGTCACGGTCAGCGGTTTTCTCGGTGAAGACAATCCACAGGCGTTCGAAGCGTTGTTTGCCCGGCGTGGTTTTGTCGATGCGTTTATCCGCGTGCCGGGGGAAACCCGCAGCAACCTCAAACTGGCGGAAAGTGGCGGGCGCATCACTGATTTGAACGGTCCTGGGCCAGTGGTCAATGCCGCAGCGCAGCAAGCGTTGCTTGATCGTCTGGATCAAATAGCCGTGGGGTTTGATGCGGTGGTGGTCGCCGGCAGTTTGCCCCGTGGCGTCAGCCCGCAGTGGTTGCAGGCACTGGTGCTGCGGCTCAAGTCCAAAGGCTTGAAAGTGGCCCTGGACACCAGCGGCGAAGCCTTGCGGGCGGGGCTGGCGGCGGGGCCGTGGCTGATCAAGCCCAACACTGAAGAACTGGCCGAGGCGCTGGGCTGCGAGGTGGTTTCGGTGACCGCGCAAGCCGAAGCGGCGAGCCGCTTGCATGCTCAGGGCATCGAACACGTGGTGATTTCCAACGGCGCCCATGGCGTGAACTGGTTCAGCGTCGGCTCGGCGATGCACGCCACGCCACCCAAGGTCAGTGTGGCCAGTACGGTGGGTGCGGGTGATTCACTGTTGGCGGGCATGCTGCACGGTCTGCTCAGCGCCGAGATGCCTGAACAGACCTTGCGCACGGCCACCGCGATTGCCGCCCTGGCGGTCACGCAGATCGGTTTCGGGATCAGCGATAGCGCGCAACTGGCGCAGCTCGAACAACGGGTGCGTGTTCACCCGCTGACAGAACAATAA
- a CDS encoding methyl-accepting chemotaxis protein, with the protein MKSLLYPAVALMNRLSFGMKFSLISVLFLLPMLVTNFYLVRDSYREFQGTQVELQSLDLLGSSLALRRDLETLNNLVQINASLGQSGKAGDVETKIAALEQTILQHLQGLKAMTVDPELVAVFDAKRDEMISAFKAQQAENSLQSKSALIEKLLGSAQIFSQIIASQAGLSRDNQSDMRQLSELITSVTPHVTQILGEGRAMGAYSLGQGFLNSSSSTRFDELLAQIERLQAEYGLKLQDALSSSAAARERLSSLADTSKASLKKASELFEEQVVMADTLDAPWPAFYDQVSELMAQTYQLNEATLKFLDVQLQQRLEQNRTHMVLQASALTVVFVLIFYLYGGFYASTRTTLKRLGAVMEKVAAGDMTVTFTAHSRDELGELGKVFNGTVAKIHDLIELVGKTVNEVERQAGQVESVSAQSNQAVAGQRSQIEQVATAMNQMSATAQEVARSAAAAVSSAHSVNDETISGRGLVESQQGSIAQLASEIDSSVQVVNQLASDSQSISRVLEVIKSIAEQTNLLALNAAIEAARAGAQGRGFAVVADEVRTLAKRTQQSTEEIEQMITRLHSGVGAAVKAMGVSHQTASGTVGQSEKVQQALENILGAVGMIVDQNQQIAAAVEQQTSVAHDIDQNIVEINRAGERTAQGAHQTEDASRALSAQVVQLKQLISAFRV; encoded by the coding sequence GTGAAGAGCTTGCTCTATCCTGCTGTCGCACTGATGAACCGACTGAGCTTCGGCATGAAGTTCAGCTTGATCAGCGTGCTGTTTTTACTGCCGATGCTGGTGACCAACTTCTACCTGGTCCGCGATTCCTATCGCGAGTTCCAGGGCACCCAGGTCGAATTGCAGAGCCTGGACCTGTTGGGCAGCAGCTTGGCGTTGCGGCGGGACCTGGAAACCCTGAACAACCTCGTACAGATCAACGCCAGCCTCGGCCAGTCCGGCAAGGCTGGCGATGTCGAGACGAAGATCGCCGCCCTTGAGCAGACCATCCTGCAGCACTTGCAAGGTTTGAAGGCGATGACCGTCGACCCCGAGCTGGTCGCAGTGTTCGACGCCAAACGCGATGAAATGATCAGCGCCTTCAAGGCCCAGCAAGCCGAAAACTCGCTGCAAAGCAAAAGCGCATTGATCGAAAAGTTGCTCGGCAGTGCGCAGATTTTCAGTCAGATCATCGCCAGTCAGGCCGGCCTGAGCCGCGACAACCAGAGCGACATGCGTCAGTTGAGCGAACTGATTACCAGCGTCACTCCGCACGTTACCCAGATCCTCGGCGAAGGTCGGGCGATGGGGGCCTATTCCCTGGGGCAGGGCTTTCTCAACTCGTCTTCCAGCACCCGATTCGATGAACTGCTGGCGCAGATCGAAAGGCTCCAGGCCGAGTACGGACTGAAGTTGCAGGACGCGCTGAGCTCCAGTGCAGCGGCCCGCGAGCGCCTCTCTTCATTGGCCGACACCAGCAAGGCGTCGCTGAAAAAGGCCAGCGAGCTGTTCGAGGAGCAAGTGGTCATGGCCGACACCCTCGATGCACCGTGGCCCGCGTTTTACGATCAGGTCAGCGAGTTGATGGCCCAGACTTACCAATTGAATGAAGCGACGCTGAAATTTCTCGATGTTCAGTTACAGCAACGTCTGGAGCAGAACCGCACGCACATGGTCCTTCAGGCGTCGGCCCTGACGGTGGTGTTCGTGCTGATCTTTTACCTCTACGGCGGCTTTTACGCCTCGACCCGCACCACGCTCAAGCGTCTGGGCGCGGTGATGGAAAAAGTGGCGGCGGGTGACATGACCGTGACCTTTACCGCTCACAGCCGCGATGAGTTGGGCGAGTTGGGCAAGGTGTTCAATGGCACCGTGGCCAAGATTCACGACCTGATCGAATTGGTGGGCAAGACCGTCAACGAAGTCGAGCGGCAGGCCGGGCAAGTGGAGTCGGTGTCTGCCCAGAGCAATCAGGCCGTGGCCGGTCAACGCAGTCAGATCGAGCAGGTGGCCACGGCAATGAATCAGATGTCGGCCACAGCCCAGGAAGTGGCGCGCAGCGCGGCCGCGGCGGTCAGCAGCGCCCACAGCGTCAACGACGAAACCATCAGCGGCCGCGGCCTGGTGGAGTCGCAGCAGGGCAGTATTGCGCAACTCGCCAGCGAAATTGATTCCTCGGTGCAAGTCGTCAATCAACTGGCCAGTGACAGCCAATCCATCAGCCGCGTGCTGGAAGTGATCAAAAGCATCGCCGAACAGACCAATCTATTGGCGCTCAATGCGGCCATCGAAGCCGCTCGGGCCGGTGCACAGGGGCGCGGTTTTGCGGTGGTCGCCGACGAGGTGCGAACCCTGGCCAAGCGTACGCAACAATCAACCGAAGAAATCGAACAGATGATCACCCGGCTGCACAGCGGCGTCGGCGCGGCCGTGAAGGCCATGGGCGTCAGCCACCAGACTGCGAGCGGTACGGTGGGGCAGTCGGAAAAGGTTCAGCAGGCGCTGGAAAACATCCTCGGCGCGGTGGGCATGATCGTCGATCAGAACCAGCAAATTGCCGCCGCCGTGGAGCAGCAGACCTCGGTGGCCCACGACATCGACCAGAACATCGTCGAAATCAACCGTGCCGGAGAGCGCACCGCCCAGGGCGCGCACCAGACCGAAGACGCCAGCCGGGCGCTCTCCGCACAAGTGGTGCAACTGAAGCAGTTGATCAGTGCGTTTCGCGTGTAA
- a CDS encoding TatD family hydrolase: MELIDSHTHLDFPEFDADRQTLLADCRAQGVRRMVVLGVYQRNWQRLWDLVQRDPDLHAAFGLHPVYLDEHRPADLTELGDWLTRLAGHRQLCAVGEIGLDYFLEALDRQRQQALFEAQLQLAADFALPALLHVRRSHAAVIAMLKRFKLKRGGIIHAFAGSQEEAREYIKLGFKLGLGGAATWPQALRLRKVIAQLPLASVVLETDSPDMAPAMFPGQRNSPAHLPAICAALADIMAIPPEQLATASTANTCELFNW; the protein is encoded by the coding sequence GTGGAGCTGATCGACAGCCACACCCATCTGGACTTTCCGGAGTTCGACGCCGACCGCCAGACACTGTTGGCGGACTGTCGCGCCCAAGGGGTGCGGCGGATGGTGGTGCTGGGGGTTTATCAGCGCAATTGGCAGCGCCTCTGGGACCTGGTGCAACGCGATCCCGACCTGCATGCCGCGTTTGGCCTGCACCCGGTCTACCTCGATGAACACCGCCCCGCCGACCTGACGGAACTCGGCGACTGGCTGACCCGACTGGCCGGGCATCGGCAACTGTGTGCGGTGGGCGAGATCGGTCTGGATTATTTCCTGGAGGCCCTGGACCGCCAACGCCAACAGGCGCTGTTCGAGGCACAACTGCAACTGGCAGCGGACTTCGCGCTGCCCGCCCTGCTTCATGTGCGGCGCAGCCATGCGGCGGTGATTGCGATGTTGAAACGCTTCAAGCTCAAGCGCGGCGGGATCATCCATGCCTTCGCCGGCAGCCAGGAAGAAGCCCGTGAGTACATCAAGCTGGGTTTCAAACTGGGCCTGGGCGGTGCCGCGACCTGGCCGCAAGCCTTGCGCCTGCGCAAGGTGATCGCTCAACTGCCGTTGGCGAGCGTAGTGCTGGAAACCGATTCACCCGACATGGCGCCCGCAATGTTCCCCGGCCAACGCAACAGCCCGGCTCACTTGCCCGCCATTTGCGCAGCGCTGGCCGACATCATGGCCATTCCCCCCGAGCAACTGGCCACCGCCAGCACCGCCAACACCTGTGAGTTGTTCAACTGGTAG